The following proteins are encoded in a genomic region of Oryza brachyantha chromosome 11, ObraRS2, whole genome shotgun sequence:
- the LOC102722991 gene encoding myb-related protein MYBAS1-like isoform X2, giving the protein MDRAGGPATGLNRTGKSCRLRWVNYLHPGLKHGRMSPQEEHLIIELHARWGNRWSRIARRLPGRTDNEIKNYWRTHMRKKAQERRTDMSPSSSSSSLTYQSSLLDAVPIITTDGDIHDDSRCMARVLKSTQNAMDGYPMDQIWREIEAPEAPCLPGIYEGEDKIGSNLTCQLLTSTMWNYSYPEVFWKIDNEGTRMLAPQSSHDK; this is encoded by the exons ATGGACAGAGCAGGAGGACCTGCAACTG GGCTCAATAGGACAGGTAAGAGCTGCCGCCTCCGTTGGGTGAACTACCTCCACCCTGGCCTCAAGCATGGGCGCATGTCACCACAAGAGGAACATCTTATTATTGAGCTCCATGCTCGTTGGGGTAACAG ATGGTCTAGGATAGCACGAAGGCTTCCGGGACGTACAGACAATGAGATCAAGAACTACTGGAGGACACACATGAGGAAGAAAGCCCAGGAGAGGAGGACTGACATGTCaccctcatcctcctcctcgtcactCACATATCAATCCTCCCTCCTTGATGCTGTGCCAATCATTACTACTGATGGTGACATTCATGATGATAGTAGATGCATGGCAAGAGTCCTCAAGAGCACTCAGAATGCCATGGATGGATATCCCATGGATCAGATATGGAGGGAAATTGAGGCACCAGAGGCGCCTTGCTTGCCTGGTATATATGAAGGGGAAGACAAGATTGGCAGCAATCTCACATGCCAGCTCCTGACATCTACCATGTGGAACTACAGCTACCCTGAGGTATTCTGGAAGATTGACAATGAAGGAACCAGGATGTTGGCTCCACAATCTAGCCATGACAAATGA
- the LOC102700000 gene encoding xylanase inhibitor protein 2 gives MGLVMQALLLPLAWLLLLAAPAPATADDPGLAVYWGRHKEEGSLREACDTGRYTTVIITFYNVFGYHRGSYGLDISGHPVAAVGADIKHCQSKGVTVLLSIGGQGGDYSLPTNQSATDVADNLWNAYLGGHRAGVPRPFGGDAAVDGIDFFIDQGGADHYEDLARILNGYNKQYRGRVGVLLTATARCAYPDRRLEKALATGLFARIHVRMFGDAQCTMSPRYSWEKWAAAYPGSKVYIGLVASPEQDSAWMFQKDLYYEMLQFVRKLPNYGGMAIYDRYYDKKANYTGEG, from the coding sequence ATGGGCCTCGTGATGCAGGCTCTCCTCCTGCCGTTGGCGTggctgctgctcctcgccgcgccggcgccggcgacggccgacgacCCCGGCCTCGCCGTCTACTGGGGCCGCCACAAGGAGGAGGGCTCTCTCCGGGAGGCCTGCGACACCGGCCGCTACACCACTGTCATCATCACCTTCTACAACGTCTTCGGCTACCACAGGGGCAGCTACGGCCTCGACATCTCCGgccacccggtcgccgccgtcggcgccgacaTCAAGCACTGCCAGTCCAAGGGCGTCACCGTGCTCCTCTCCATCGGGGGGCAGGGCGGCGACTACTCCCTCCCGACCAACCAGTCGGCCACCGACGTCGCCGACAACCTCTGGAACGCCTACCTGGGCGGCCACCGCGCTGGCGTGCCGCGCCCcttcggcggcgacgcggcggtggacggcatCGACTTCTTCATCGACCAGGGCGGCGCCGACCACTACGAGGACCTCGCGCGGATTCTGAACGGCTACAACAAGCAGTACCGCGGCAGGGTGGGCGTGctgctgacggcgacggcgaggtgcgcgTACCCGGACAGGCGGCTGGAGAAGGCGCTGGCGACGGGGCTGTTCGCGCGCATCCACGTGCGGATGTTCGGCGACGCGCAGTGCACCATGTCGCCGAGGTACTCGTGGGAGAagtgggcggcggcgtacCCCGGCAGCAAGGTGTACATCGGGCTGGTGGCGTCGCCGGAGCAGGACAGCGCGTGGATGTTTCAGAAGGACCTCTACTACGAGATGCTGCAGTTCGTCAGGAAGCTGCCCAACTATGGAGGAATGGCCATCTATGACCGCTACTACGACAAGAAGGCTAACTACACCGGTGAAGGTTAA
- the LOC102699725 gene encoding xylanase inhibitor protein 1-like → MASQCQRSSPAGAAVLLLSLLVLVHYAGAYPLGRRQNLAVFWGRNKDEGSLKETCDTAYYNIVIISFYSVFGHGRYWGDLSGHDLRDVGNDIKHCQSKNILVLLSIGGQGDQYSLPSSQSAADVAYNLFYSVLGGRRADVYRPFGDATVNGIDFFIDNGPADHYDDLANRINKYNQKIRDPIGIMLTATTRCFYPDPRMKKALDTKLFWRIHVRFYDDPRCSYNHAGLAGVMAQWNKWSARYPDGLIFLGLAAANVTGKNDMVAVGDLYRKLLPAVQNTNSYGGVMLWNRYYDSKTNYGRYVTHWA, encoded by the coding sequence ATGGCTTCCCAATGCCAGCGAtcatcgccggccggcgctgccgtactcctcctctccttgtTAGTGCTCGTCCATTACGCCGGCGCCTACCCGCTGGGAAGGAGGCAGAACTTGGCCGTCTTCTGGGGCCGCAACAAGGACGAGGGATCGCTGAAGGAAACCTGCGACACCGCCTACTATAACATCGTCATCATCTCCTTCTACAGCGTCTTCGGCCATGGCCGCTACTGGGGCGACCTCTCCGGCCACGACCTCCGCGACGTCGGCAACGACATCAAGCACTGCCAGTCCAAGAAcatcctcgtcctcctctccATCGGCGGCCAGGGCGACCAGtactccctcccttcctcccagtccgccgccgacgtcgcctaCAACCTCTTCTACTCCGTCCTCGGCGGCCGACGCGCCGACGTCTACCGCCCTTTCGGCGACGCCACGGTGAACGGCATCGACTTCTTCATCGACAACGGCCCGGCCGACCACTACGACGACCTCGCCAACCGCATCAACAAGTACAACCAGAAGATCCGCGACCCCATCGGCATCATGCTGACGGCGACCACCAGGTGCTTCTACCCTGACCCGAGGATGAAGAAGGCGCTCGACACGAAGCTGTTCTGGCGCATCCACGTCCGCTTCTACGACGACCCCAGGTGCTCGTACAACCACGCAGGGCTCGCCGGCGTCATGGCGCAGTGGAACAAGTGGTCAGCGAGGTACCCCGACGGGCTGATCTTCCTGGGGCTCGCAGCGGCCAACGTGACGGGGAAGAACGACATGGTCGCCGTCGGGGATCTCTACAGGAAGCTTCTGCCGGCAGTGCAGAACACGAATAGCTACGGCGGAGTGATGCTGTGGAACAGGTACTATGACTCCAAGACTAACTACGGCAGATACGTCACGCACTGGGCTTAA
- the LOC107305325 gene encoding uncharacterized protein LOC107305325, whose product MMDTTTTSRWASTPVVCAGRLSWQVILVMAATETSMQIKQKPICMALCYQMIVHPGMIIVSCRLMLKTSAGDDELAHLVMEPNLEHWRLDISGCCIYDISVGGSAWATKDYFSPYSTTKDY is encoded by the exons ATGATGGATACCACCACCACAAGTCGTTGGGCCAGCACTCCAGTAGTTTGTGCTGGAAGATTAAGTTGGCAG GTGATCCTTGTGATGGCAGCAACAGAGACATCAATgcagataaaacaaaaaccaatttgcatg gctCTGTGCTATCAGATGATTGTTCACCCGGGGATGATAATCGTATCCTGCAGGCTCATG CTTAAGACAAGTGCTGGTGACGATGAGCTAGCTCATCTTGTGATGGAACCAAATTTGGAGCACTGGCGCCTCGACATATCTGGATGctgcatatatgatatatcagtGGGTGGTTCTGCATGGGCAACAAAAGACTATTTTTCTCCGTACAGTACAACAAAAGACTATTGA
- the LOC102722991 gene encoding myb-related protein MYBAS1-like isoform X1 gives MVMVREEMRKGPWTEQEDLQLVCTVRLFGDRRWDFIAKVSGLNRTGKSCRLRWVNYLHPGLKHGRMSPQEEHLIIELHARWGNRWSRIARRLPGRTDNEIKNYWRTHMRKKAQERRTDMSPSSSSSSLTYQSSLLDAVPIITTDGDIHDDSRCMARVLKSTQNAMDGYPMDQIWREIEAPEAPCLPGIYEGEDKIGSNLTCQLLTSTMWNYSYPEVFWKIDNEGTRMLAPQSSHDK, from the exons ATGGTGATGGTGAGAGAGGAGATGCGCAAGGGGCCATGGACAGAGCAGGAGGACCTGCAACTGGTATGCACTGTCCGCCTGTTCGGTGACCGCCGTTGGGATTTCATTGCCAAAGTATCAG GGCTCAATAGGACAGGTAAGAGCTGCCGCCTCCGTTGGGTGAACTACCTCCACCCTGGCCTCAAGCATGGGCGCATGTCACCACAAGAGGAACATCTTATTATTGAGCTCCATGCTCGTTGGGGTAACAG ATGGTCTAGGATAGCACGAAGGCTTCCGGGACGTACAGACAATGAGATCAAGAACTACTGGAGGACACACATGAGGAAGAAAGCCCAGGAGAGGAGGACTGACATGTCaccctcatcctcctcctcgtcactCACATATCAATCCTCCCTCCTTGATGCTGTGCCAATCATTACTACTGATGGTGACATTCATGATGATAGTAGATGCATGGCAAGAGTCCTCAAGAGCACTCAGAATGCCATGGATGGATATCCCATGGATCAGATATGGAGGGAAATTGAGGCACCAGAGGCGCCTTGCTTGCCTGGTATATATGAAGGGGAAGACAAGATTGGCAGCAATCTCACATGCCAGCTCCTGACATCTACCATGTGGAACTACAGCTACCCTGAGGTATTCTGGAAGATTGACAATGAAGGAACCAGGATGTTGGCTCCACAATCTAGCCATGACAAATGA
- the LOC102699445 gene encoding xylanase inhibitor protein 1-like: MASQRRRSSGAAVLLLSLLVFVQSAGAIPQGMRQNVAVFWGRNKDEGSLREACDTGYYNIVIISFFSVFGHGKYWLDLSGHDLRDVGADIRHCQSKGVYMLLSIGGDGDQYSLPSSQSAADVAENLYYSVLGGDRPGAFHPFGDDTIVNGVDFFIDNGPADHYDDLANRINDYNQKIRDPIGIMLTATTRCSYPDARMKKALDTKLFRRIHVRFYDDPSCSYNHAGLAGVMAQWNKWSARYPDGQIFLGLVAANVTGKNDMVGVGELHGKLLPAVQNTDTYGGVMLWNRYYDSLTHYGRYVKNWA, from the coding sequence ATGGCGTCCCAACGCCGGCGATCATCtggcgccgccgtccttcTTCTCTCTTTGTTAGTGTTCGTCCAGTCGGCCGGCGCCATCCCTCAGGGAATGAGACAGAACGTGGCCGTCTTCTGGGGCCGCAACAAGGACGAGGGTTCTCTCCGGGAAGCCTGCGACACCGGCTACTACAACATCGTCATCATCTCCTTCTTCAGCGTCTTCGGCCATGGCAAGTACTGGCTCGACCTCTCCGGCCACGACCTccgcgacgtcggcgccgacATCAGGCACTGCCAGTCCAAGGGCGTCTACATGCTCCTCTccatcggcggcgacggcgaccagtactccctcccttcctcccagtccgccgccgacgtcgccgagaATCTCTACTACTCCgtcctcggcggcgaccgccCCGGCGCCTTCCACCCCTTCGGCGACGACACCATCGTCAACGGCGTCGACTTCTTCATCGACAACGGCCCGGCCGACCACTACGACGACCTCGCCAACCGCATCAACGACTACAACCAGAAGATCCGCGACCCCATCGGCATCAtgctgacggcgacgacgagatgCTCCTACCCTGACGCGAGGATGAAGAAGGCTCTGGACACGAAGCTGTTCCGGCGCATCCACGTCCGCTTCTACGACGACCCGAGCTGCTCCTACAACCACGCCGGGCTGGCCGGCGTCATGGCGCAGTGGAACAAGTGGTCGGCGAGGTACCCCGACGGGCAGATCTTCCTGGGGCTCGTCGCGGCCAACGTGACGGGGAAGAACGACATGGTGGGCGTCGGGGAGCTCCATGGGAAGCTGCTGCCGGCGGTGCAGAACACTGATACATACGGAGGAGTGATGCTGTGGAACAGGTACTACGACTCGCTGACTCACTACGGCAGATACGTCAAGAACTGGGCTTGA